Proteins co-encoded in one Sulfurimonas sp. HSL1-2 genomic window:
- the nifA gene encoding nif-specific transcriptional activator NifA — translation MIYDTPAIPDRPECKTCSLTFAYKEIELLYEIAVILASTTDIKETIEQGMRLLKRHNYLERCALFLLNEEEVLELYASIDLTEQQRLMATYKLGEGATGLAAAGGEPVVIENIHNSIDYLNKMGVVNSKSVSYVAVPVIQDDAVTGVISANLGPDTPLNFDEIVRMLTIVGSLFSGTLAIQQRFIKEKEQLNQLKMYYKEEMLSEHRFENIIGRSTKMRQIFSMLETVAPTDATILVRGETGTGKELIATAVHNLSRRKNGPFIKLNCAAISETLLESELFGHEKGAFTDAKEMRKGRFELADGGTLFLDEIGDITSSLQVKLLRILQEQEFERVGGTKTVKTDVRLVAATNRNLEEMVKKGEFREDLYYRLNVIPLNLPPLRERYEDVKLLIEHYMKKFMKEHNKNMSLSKAAMELLLDYPWPGNIRELQNTMERLVLICPEGEVLPEMLNHVLPFNYQKLYNTAAPEPVAQPTVHSMPPVAPPPAEEVHAAPAESHPVTKATLQELEKESIIQALIENRGIQTKAAAQLGMTPRQIGYKIKKYDIDI, via the coding sequence ATGATATACGACACCCCAGCGATCCCCGACAGGCCGGAATGTAAAACCTGTTCGTTGACCTTTGCCTATAAAGAGATCGAACTGCTTTACGAGATTGCCGTCATCCTGGCCAGCACGACGGATATCAAAGAGACGATCGAACAGGGAATGCGCCTGCTCAAGCGTCACAACTATCTTGAACGCTGTGCCCTCTTCCTGCTCAACGAAGAGGAGGTTCTGGAACTGTACGCCTCGATCGACCTCACCGAGCAGCAGCGCCTCATGGCGACCTACAAGCTCGGCGAAGGCGCGACGGGCCTTGCCGCCGCCGGCGGCGAACCCGTCGTCATCGAAAATATCCACAACAGCATCGACTACCTCAACAAGATGGGCGTCGTCAACAGCAAGTCCGTCTCCTATGTCGCCGTTCCCGTTATCCAGGACGACGCCGTGACCGGGGTCATCTCCGCCAACCTCGGGCCGGACACGCCGCTGAACTTCGACGAGATCGTCCGCATGCTCACCATCGTCGGTTCGCTCTTCAGCGGAACGCTTGCCATTCAGCAGCGTTTCATCAAGGAAAAAGAGCAGCTCAACCAGCTCAAGATGTACTATAAAGAGGAGATGCTCAGCGAGCACCGCTTTGAGAACATCATCGGGCGGAGCACGAAAATGCGCCAGATCTTCAGCATGCTCGAGACCGTCGCCCCGACCGATGCGACGATCCTCGTTCGCGGGGAGACGGGTACGGGTAAGGAACTCATCGCGACGGCGGTGCACAACCTGAGCCGCCGCAAAAATGGCCCCTTCATTAAGCTCAACTGTGCCGCCATCAGCGAAACCCTGCTCGAATCCGAGCTCTTCGGTCACGAGAAGGGCGCCTTTACCGATGCCAAAGAGATGCGCAAAGGGCGTTTCGAACTGGCCGACGGCGGTACCCTCTTCCTCGACGAGATCGGTGACATCACCTCCTCGCTCCAGGTAAAGCTGCTGCGTATCCTCCAGGAACAGGAGTTCGAACGCGTCGGCGGGACCAAGACGGTCAAGACCGATGTCCGCCTCGTCGCCGCGACGAACCGCAACCTTGAAGAGATGGTCAAAAAAGGGGAGTTCCGCGAGGACCTCTACTACCGTCTCAACGTCATCCCGCTGAACCTCCCGCCGCTGCGCGAACGCTACGAGGACGTCAAACTGCTGATCGAGCACTACATGAAGAAATTCATGAAAGAGCACAACAAAAACATGAGCCTTTCCAAAGCGGCGATGGAACTCTTGCTCGATTACCCGTGGCCGGGCAATATCCGGGAACTTCAGAACACGATGGAGCGCCTGGTCCTCATCTGCCCCGAGGGCGAAGTCCTGCCGGAGATGCTCAACCACGTCCTGCCGTTCAATTACCAGAAACTCTACAACACCGCCGCCCCCGAACCGGTGGCGCAGCCTACGGTGCATTCCATGCCGCCGGTAGCCCCGCCGCCTGCCGAAGAGGTACACGCCGCCCCTGCCGAGTCCCACCCGGTCACCAAGGCGACCCTGCAGGAGCTGGAGAAGGAGTCCATCATCCAGGCGCTGATCGAGAACCGCGGGATCCAGACGAAGGCGGCGGCCCAGCTGGGCATGACCCCGCGCCAGATCGGCTACAAGATCAAAAAATACGACATCGACATCTAG
- a CDS encoding acetyl-CoA carboxylase biotin carboxylase subunit has product MQTITKILVANRGEIALRIIRACKELDITSVAMFSEVDAEGIWVRKADEAYPILGNALQAYLDYDRIISLAKKAGCDAIHPGYGFLSENAEFADACTRAGIIFIGPKAEHIMLFGDKTASKAAMKAIGVPVIEGTPTAITDKKEGAKVAAEIGFPVIIKAAFGGGGRGMRIVRKAKEFDELFDSATNEAKKFFGKGDVFIEKYVENPRHIEVQIIADKYGNVVHLGERDCSIQRRHQKVIEIAPSPRLNDAVRKEIFRISTKAMFRLGYESVGTIEFLVDESDTVFFIEMNTRVQVEHPVTELISGIDIIQRMIEIAAGDKLRFLQEEIIFRGYAIEFRINAEDPQKQFFPSCGKITNYMAPGGPGVRLDTSLYAGYVIPPDYDSMIGKLIIWSLDWEGAVRKARRALDEFYIDGLPTNIPLHKAIVRDRDFIEGRFTTNYLDEKLDKFNLDAINCIKKEEERMEQINRLIGTIKQNNLSIRH; this is encoded by the coding sequence ATGCAAACGATTACGAAAATTCTGGTCGCAAACCGCGGCGAGATCGCCCTGCGCATCATCCGCGCCTGTAAAGAGCTCGACATCACCAGCGTTGCCATGTTTTCCGAAGTCGACGCCGAAGGGATCTGGGTCCGCAAAGCCGACGAGGCCTACCCCATCCTCGGCAACGCCCTGCAGGCCTACCTGGACTATGACCGCATCATCTCGCTGGCAAAAAAAGCGGGCTGCGACGCTATCCACCCGGGTTACGGCTTTCTCAGCGAAAACGCCGAGTTTGCCGATGCCTGTACGCGTGCCGGTATCATCTTTATCGGCCCGAAAGCGGAGCACATCATGCTCTTCGGCGACAAAACGGCCTCCAAGGCGGCGATGAAAGCGATCGGCGTCCCCGTCATCGAGGGGACCCCGACGGCCATCACCGACAAAAAAGAGGGGGCAAAGGTCGCGGCGGAAATCGGCTTCCCCGTCATCATCAAGGCGGCCTTCGGCGGCGGCGGGCGCGGGATGCGCATCGTCCGCAAAGCAAAGGAGTTCGACGAACTCTTCGACTCCGCGACGAACGAAGCGAAAAAATTCTTCGGCAAGGGGGATGTCTTTATTGAAAAATACGTCGAGAACCCGCGCCATATCGAGGTACAGATCATCGCCGACAAGTACGGCAACGTCGTGCACCTCGGCGAACGCGACTGCTCCATCCAGCGCCGCCACCAGAAGGTGATCGAGATTGCCCCCTCCCCCCGCCTGAACGACGCGGTGCGCAAAGAGATCTTCCGCATCTCCACCAAGGCGATGTTCCGGCTGGGGTACGAGAGCGTGGGGACCATCGAGTTTCTCGTCGATGAAAGCGACACCGTCTTTTTTATCGAGATGAATACCCGCGTCCAGGTGGAGCACCCCGTCACGGAGCTGATCTCCGGCATCGACATCATCCAGCGCATGATCGAGATCGCCGCGGGGGACAAGCTCCGCTTTCTGCAGGAGGAGATCATCTTCCGCGGCTATGCCATCGAGTTCCGTATCAATGCCGAAGACCCCCAGAAGCAGTTCTTCCCCTCCTGCGGGAAGATCACGAACTACATGGCGCCCGGCGGCCCCGGTGTCCGCCTCGATACCAGCCTCTACGCCGGCTACGTCATCCCGCCGGATTACGACTCCATGATCGGCAAACTCATTATCTGGTCGCTGGACTGGGAGGGGGCCGTCCGCAAAGCGCGCCGTGCCCTCGACGAGTTCTACATCGACGGGCTGCCGACGAACATCCCGCTGCACAAAGCGATCGTGCGCGACCGGGACTTTATCGAGGGACGTTTCACCACGAACTATCTCGACGAGAAACTGGACAAGTTCAACCTCGACGCGATCAACTGCATCAAAAAAGAGGAAGAACGCATGGAACAGATCAACCGCCTCATCGGAACGATCAAGCAGAACAACCTCTCCATCCGCCACTGA
- a CDS encoding ankyrin repeat domain-containing protein, protein MAENYIAWLLARGFDPSDLESRAFNGNTPLLQAALEGNDMMVERLLEAGVDLYAVNNDFNGVIFNACYADSAAIIARLFSAGADIDDINENGETPLMYAVSASRLNSVKALLSLGADKSMQNMDGYCAIDFAVNRDVLNQLRYA, encoded by the coding sequence ATGGCAGAGAACTATATTGCGTGGCTGCTGGCACGCGGATTTGACCCAAGCGACCTGGAATCCCGGGCCTTCAACGGCAACACGCCGCTGCTGCAGGCGGCGCTGGAAGGCAACGATATGATGGTCGAGCGCCTGCTGGAAGCCGGTGTGGATCTCTATGCGGTCAACAACGATTTTAACGGCGTTATCTTCAACGCCTGTTATGCCGACAGTGCCGCGATCATTGCCCGCCTCTTTTCTGCCGGCGCGGATATCGACGACATCAACGAGAACGGCGAAACACCGCTGATGTACGCCGTCTCCGCCTCCCGTCTTAACAGCGTCAAAGCCCTTCTTTCCCTGGGCGCCGACAAGTCCATGCAGAACATGGACGGCTACTGCGCCATCGATTTCGCCGTTAACCGGGACGTCCTCAATCAGCTGCGCTATGCGTGA
- a CDS encoding GyrI-like domain-containing protein, protein MRKETLQKHTKIANDILYYIYTHIETHIDLEELSRDLKISKFHMHRIFKEMFGQNIYESIKSIRLQKASSLLITNRYSTISEVAAQCGYSSHSSFIKAFRMRFGKSPKRWREGGYKTYSDRLLRRAGIETAKLSEFDGMEPVIEKRPELESYYIRHKGYDSMIKPTWQKLQTWVLDNGLSDYRQIALFHDNPTVTPLEECRYIACIVTDEKVQSDRLPKFKIASGIYARFDLQGRHEDFLRFIHWVYHVWLPRSEYETTTKPSYAVYRKNNFLSEDGTFDLSFYISIRY, encoded by the coding sequence ATGAGAAAAGAGACGCTTCAGAAACATACGAAGATCGCCAACGATATCCTCTACTATATCTATACCCATATCGAAACGCACATCGACCTCGAGGAGCTCAGCCGCGACCTCAAAATCAGCAAGTTTCATATGCACCGGATTTTCAAGGAGATGTTCGGCCAGAACATCTATGAAAGCATCAAGTCGATCCGGCTGCAGAAAGCCTCGAGCCTGCTGATCACCAACCGCTACTCGACAATCTCCGAGGTGGCAGCGCAGTGCGGGTACAGCTCGCATTCGTCGTTTATCAAAGCGTTCAGGATGCGGTTCGGCAAAAGTCCGAAACGGTGGCGGGAAGGGGGGTATAAAACCTATTCGGACCGGCTGCTCAGGCGTGCGGGGATTGAAACGGCGAAGCTCTCCGAATTTGACGGCATGGAGCCGGTGATCGAAAAGCGGCCGGAGCTGGAGAGTTACTATATCCGCCACAAAGGGTATGACAGCATGATCAAGCCGACGTGGCAGAAGCTGCAGACCTGGGTGCTGGATAACGGCCTGTCGGACTACCGTCAGATCGCGCTCTTTCACGACAACCCGACGGTGACGCCGCTGGAAGAGTGCCGCTATATCGCCTGTATCGTGACGGACGAGAAGGTGCAGAGCGACCGCCTGCCGAAGTTCAAGATCGCTTCGGGGATCTATGCCCGCTTCGACCTGCAGGGGCGCCACGAGGATTTCCTGCGTTTCATTCACTGGGTCTACCATGTCTGGCTTCCGCGCAGCGAATACGAAACGACGACGAAACCCTCCTACGCCGTCTACCGCAAGAACAACTTCCTCTCGGAAGACGGGACCTTCGATCTCAGCTTCTATATCTCGATACGTTACTGA
- a CDS encoding redoxin family protein yields the protein MEITVHGTPTPLIGKQPNVGGEAPAARITKLDGSQNVIGMIAPNTQLLIAIPSLKTEVCSLGAKKFNDLLKTYKKLNAIMITTDDLDFVKDFAEKESIDAADLVVDPDRNFAKKYGLLISEGKLKDRMARAVYVIDRDGVVAYREIVPEIVDEVNYDACIEVVDKLVNEKKTGHGHSHEEWMSV from the coding sequence ATGGAAATCACGGTACACGGCACCCCGACACCCCTTATCGGAAAGCAGCCCAATGTGGGCGGAGAAGCCCCGGCAGCACGCATCACGAAGCTTGACGGATCACAGAACGTCATCGGCATGATCGCCCCCAATACCCAGTTGCTCATCGCCATTCCTTCGCTGAAAACGGAAGTCTGTTCCCTCGGCGCCAAAAAATTCAATGATCTGCTCAAAACGTACAAAAAGCTCAATGCCATCATGATCACGACGGATGACCTGGATTTCGTCAAGGATTTTGCTGAAAAAGAGTCCATTGATGCCGCAGACCTCGTCGTCGACCCGGACCGCAACTTCGCCAAGAAGTACGGCCTGCTGATCAGCGAGGGCAAACTCAAAGACCGTATGGCCCGCGCCGTTTACGTTATTGACCGCGACGGCGTCGTCGCCTACCGCGAGATCGTTCCCGAGATCGTCGACGAAGTCAATTACGATGCCTGCATCGAGGTCGTTGACAAACTGGTCAACGAGAAGAAGACGGGGCACGGCCATTCGCACGAAGAGTGGATGAGCGTCTGA
- the nifT gene encoding putative nitrogen fixation protein NifT, which yields MAKVMLRDNGDGQILFYVAKKDMEEIIKELEFDTDEKWGGNVSLTNGDVWYIKPGPKNLPDEVDAKIITRGDD from the coding sequence ATGGCTAAAGTAATGTTAAGAGACAACGGGGACGGACAGATCCTCTTCTATGTGGCAAAGAAGGACATGGAGGAGATCATCAAGGAGTTGGAGTTTGACACAGATGAAAAGTGGGGCGGTAATGTCAGCCTGACCAACGGGGACGTCTGGTACATCAAACCGGGGCCGAAAAACCTCCCCGACGAAGTCGACGCCAAGATCATTACCCGCGGCGACGACTGA